AAGTAACTGGGAATTGATGGATATGGAACCAGTTAGCATAAGCTGAATTTTCACCATGTTTGATGACGTCTTGCCATTGAGGTGAAAAATCCCCCATGTGATTGAAAACAGCATCTAGCATCACGCGAATTCCACGTTTGTGACACTCTGCAACGACTTTTTTAAATAGTTCCTTATCTCCGAAAGCTGAATCGATCTCAAAATAATCGATTGTATCATACTTATGATTGCTAGCGGCTTGGAAAATCGGACAAAAATAGATACCGTTGATGCCAAGGTCTGTCAAGTGTTCCAGATGGTCTAGGACACCTTGCAAATCACCACCGAAAAAGTCTTCACGTCCAGGATGTTCTTTGCTGCCCCAAGCGAGTGTACCTGCTGGATCATTAGTCGGATCCCCATTGGCAAATCGTTCAGGGAAAATTTGATACCAAATGGTTTCCTTTACCCACTGTGGTGCTTTAAAGCGGTCAGCTTCGTGGAAGTAAGGGAGTTTGAAATAGTTATTGGCTGCTTTTAAGGTTATTTCTTGATAAGGAAAGAAGCCATGATCACCATAAAATAGGATCGTTCCATCCATACCTTCGATCTTAAAAGCGTAACTTAGACGTCGGAATGGTGCGGATGTCTCGACTGTCCAATAATCATGGGTAGTAGTTGATAAGTATTTTTCCATTGGTATCGTTACATTAAACCATTCATTATGTTCGAGTTGATACGGATCACCATTCAATAGTTCAACATTTTTGATATCACCTCTGCCAGTTCGTAAGCGGATATGCATTTTGTCGGATGTATATAAATAAGCAAATTCGCTTTCTGGCTGGTGATGGATCGCTGCAGTATTCATCTAATTTGTCCCCCTATAATCGACTTAGTATTTTTTCTAGTCAGACGTTTCTAAAAACCACCCATATTATGCCACATAAGAAAAACGTTTTCAATGTATTTTTCGCAATCGATTGCATTTTGTTTTAGTCGACCCATTATTTACTAGGAAAATAGCGAGAATTGCTAGTTAAAGAACTTTTTTTACATTTAAACATTATCGTTGTTGTTTAATTACTGTTTGTCTATTTAAGGGAAGGGGAGTTATTTAACTGATTTATTAGGGAATGAAAATTATTTTTTTGCTTTTTTTAGTTTTTTCTTGACATTTTACGCAAACGATTGCACAATGTATGAGAATAGATCATTAAAAAATTCCTGGGAGGAACAAAAGATGAAAAGAAATATGAAAAAGCTTTTGACATTAGGAGTAACAATGACGGCAGCAGGATTTGCTTTAGCAGCGTGTGGCGGAGGCTCGACAGATAAAAAAGCTTCTGACGGAAATGAAAACGCTTCTATAAAACTGTGGGTAGATGTAGCGTTTGTTGATACGTATAAACCATTAGTAGAACAATTTGAAAAAGAGCATAAAGATTGGAAAGTGACGATCAAGCCGAGTGAATCTGCCTCAGCGCAAGAAAACTTGAAAAAAGATCCTAGTGCTGCAGCGGATGTTTTTATGATGCCTCATGATCAATTAGGACAAATGGTCGATGCTGGAATTATTTATGCAAATACAAAATATGAAGATAGCGTGAAAGAAAATAGTACTGAAAGTGCAGTCGCAGCAGCGACTTATGATGGGAAGTTATACGGTTATCCTTATGGTGTGGAATCACAAATTTTATACTATAACAAAGGAAAATTAGCGGAAGATGATGTGAAAAGTTGGGAAACATTAACATCAAAAGGCAAATTAGGTGCGAACTTTGGTGAAGCTGGCGCCAACTATATTTTCACTCCGTTATTTATGTCAAACGGGGATGAGTTATATGGTAAAGATGGCGAAGATATCAACGGCACGAACTTCAACAACGATCAAGGTGTACAAGTCTTAAAATGGATTCGCTCACAAAAAGACAATTCTGGTGTGGTGCAATCAAATGCTGACGCGCTTTCTAACTTAGGAAATGGTAAAATCGATGCTTATTTATCTGGTCCGTGGTCTAAATTGGATGTAGAAAAAGCTTTGGGTGATAACTTTGCAGTTGCGCCTTATCCAACGGTTGATTTAGGTAATGGTGCAGTACAGCAAAAAGCCTTTTTAGGAGTTAAATTATTTGGCGTCAACGCTTCAACGAAAAGTCCTGTAGCTGCAATGGCCTTAGCTGATTTCTTAACGAATAAAGAAAATCAATTAACCGTTTTTGAAAAAAATGGTACAGTGCCAGCCAATAAAGAGGCGCAAACAGATGGTAAAGTGACCTCTGATAAAGTAGCTGAAGCTGTAATGACGATGAGTGATGCAGACCATTCAGTAGTAATGCCGAAACTTCCAGCAATGGTTACCTTCTGGGGACCTGTGGAAGCAGTGATCAATGATACGTATAACGGCAAAATTGCGGAAGATCAATACTTGCCAAAATTAGATAAATTAGTGAAAGATACCAGTAAATCAGATAAATAAACGTTAGAAATTATAGTGGAAATAGCGGCTGAGTAGAATAGAACAAAATTAAAGGTCAGTTTTATTTTCCTCGCTAAATCTGAATAAACGGCGAGAAAAAAGCAGCTCCTTCGGAAATAAGCTGAAATTCACCAAAATTTGAAAGAGCGATTTTCGTGAATTTCCTCTTATTTCTCGGAGTTAAACGCTTTGGTCTCAGCCTCTTGATTTCAAAGAAGAACAGGAAGTGAAATGCTATGAAACTAAAGTCAAAGTCGGAAGGTCAGCTCACGTTTAGAGAGTTGTTTAAAAAAGGCGATACACCGATCAAGCTTTCGTATATTTTTATGGGAACAGCCAATATTTTGAATGGACAAATCATCAAAGGGTTGGCATTTTTAGCACTGCAAATCGGGTTTGTGGCGTGGCTCGTCGTGAATGGCTTTCATGCATTGTCAATGCTGCAATCATTGGGAACCAAAGCGCAAGGTTGGGTCATGGATGAGTCGTTAGGGATCGAGGTACAACAGCCGGGAGACAATTCGATGTTGCTGTTATTATTTGGGATCGCTGCAATTATTTTGATTTTACTCTTTATTTTTCTTTACATCGTCAATCTGAGAAGTGCCCGTAAAATTTTTACCTTGAAGCAAGCGGGGCAAGCTTTGCCGACGCTGAAGGAAGATCTAAATAGTTTGTTGAATGAAAAATTCTATATTACGTTGATGAGCATTCCGTTGCTAGGGGTATTAGCCTTTACGATCTTGCCACTGTTGTATATGATTTCGATTGCGTTTACGAGTTATGATCATAATCATTTGCCGCCTAAAAATTTATTTCATTGGGTCGGTTTTGCTAATTTCAGCAATGTGATTACAGGAGATATTGCGGGGACCTTTTTCCCGGTGCTTACTTGGACATTGGTTTGGGCCGTTTTAGCAACGGCAACCACTTTTTTCTTCGGTATTCTGTTGGCGTTATTGATTAATGCTAAAGGGGTCAAGGGAAAAAAAGTCTGGAGGACGATTTTTGTGATCACGATGGCGGTACCGCAATTTGTCAGCTTATTGTTGATGGCAAACTTATTCAATGGTTCAGGACCAGTGAATGCAATGCTTCAAAATTGGGGCTTGATCGATCAGCCGATTCCGTTTTTGACAGATGCTTTATTAGCCAAAGTTACGGTTATCTTCGTTAATATGTGGGTTGGGATTCCGGTCACGATGTTAGTCGCGACAGGGATCATTACTAATTTGCCGACCGATCAAATCGAAGCAGCCGAAATTGATGGCGCTAATAAGTTTCAAATCTTTAGAAATATCACGTTCCCGCAAATCTTGTTTGTCATGGCACCTAGTTTGATTCAACAGTTTATTGGGAACATCAATAATTTCAATGTGATTTTCTTGTTAACTGGCGGACAACCAGCGAATAGTAATTTTCATTCTGCTGGTGAGACCGATTTGCTAGTAACGTGGTTGTATAAATTAACCGTAACAGCCGCCGATTATAATCTTGCATCGGTAATCGGGATCATTATCTTTGTACTTTCAGCTGTCTTCTCTTTATTTGCTTATACACGAAGCAGTTCATTTAAAACGGAAGGAGCGTAAACAAGCTTATGAAATCGAAAAAAAGAAACCATTTAGTCCTACATTATACATTATTGACGATTTTATCGATTGTCTGGATCTTTCCAATCGTTTGGATTGTTTTGACTAGTTTTAGAAGTGAAGGCGGAGCCTTTGTGACGTATTTTATACCTAAACAGTTTACCTTTGAAAATTATAAAATGTTGCTGACAAGCTCGACTTATCCGTTTGTTCAATGGTTTTTAAACACGTTGTTTGTAGCGATTTGCAGTTGTATTTTATCAACATTGATCACGATTGCCATGGCATATTCTTTAAGCCGTTTAAGGTTTCGGGCGCGTAAACCCTTTTTAAAGCTAGCTTTAGTGTTGAATATGTTTCCTGGATTTATGAGTATGATCGCTGTTTACTATATTTTAAAAGCGATGAATTTAACTGGTAGTTTATTGGCCTTGATTTTAGTGTATTCCTCTGGAGCGGCTTTAGGCTTTTATATTGCAAAAGGCTTTTTCGATACGATTCCGATGGCATTAGATGAATCAGCTATGATCGATGGTGCAAGCAAGTTTGAGATTTTTACAAAAATCACATTACCATTAAGTAAACCGATCATTGTGTATACAGCATTGATGGCCTTTATGGCGCCATGGATGGATTTCATTTTTGCAAAAATCATTTTAGGCGATAACGTCAATAAATATACAGTTGCGATTGGTTTGTTTACGATGCAAACCAAGGATAAAATCGATCAATACTTTATGGCGTTTACAGCAGGCTGTGTTTTGATCGCAGTGCCGATTACGTTACTGTTTATCTTTATGCAGAAATATTATGTTGAAGGAATTACCAGTGGTTCTGTGAAGGGATAAAAAGGAGAAAAGCATTCCCAGATGGAGATGCTTTTTTTATGTCTGTCTTTGAGTATAAGCAGAAGTTTCACCTTCAATCACATTAGCAATCTCCGCAGCTAATGTTTCTCTTGAAATAGGTTCATATCCATGAACGAGTTTTCTAATTCCAGGTATTGCTTTAAGCAGGTTGATCCCAAAGGCACTAATAACAGAAAAATAACGCTTTTTATCCACAACTAAACTAGGGTAAATAATCACATATTGTAGGCTGCTTGCTTTGATCAGTTGTTCAGCTTGCAGTTTAGCATTCATATAATTTCTTAAAGGGAATGGGGCGCTATTGGCAGATATAAATAGGAAATGTGCTGTCGGATTATGCGTGCTTAAATAATCCAGAATTAGTTGGACCGGCGATAGAATAAAGCGATCATAGGTAATTCCTTTACGAGGATGCTCAAAAAGAATTCCGATAGTGTCGATGACCCAATCAGCTTGTTGGATAGCTTTGTGCCAATTGGTATCGTTTAGGATATCTGAACGAACCCAATGGACTTTTTCAGACCAAGAACTTGATAAATCAGTTGGTTTTCCATGACGTGAAATGCTGGTTAGGTCATGTCCTCTGTTGGTCAGTTCTTCAATCAGTTTTTGCCCAATAAAACCACTTCCACCGAAAATAGTTATATTTATCGTGTTCACCTGCTTTCGCTATGTAATATAGTTAGTTTAGCATTATTTTCCGAAGGATAAAAAGAAACAGTACGCTGAAGCACCTAGCATACTGTTTCTTTTTATTTAATCGTTACTGCGACACCGAAATGATCGCTAACAACAGGTGTCTGTTTCCCATCAAAGAGGATCTGATAATCGGTAATCGCTAATTCTGGGGAAGTGAAAATATAGTCTATACGCAATTTCTCCTGATTTGCGCCCCAACCATCAATGGCCTTTTCAACAGTATGTTCACCTAATTTTTCTGCTGCAGCTAAAAAGCTATCTTGCAACTGTAACGGACTGTTTAGTACCAGATCATAACCAGTTTTGGCAAGTGATGGGGGATTGTTAAAGTCTCCCATAAGCAACAACGGTGCCGTGTGATGTTGTAAGGCGCGTTCGGTTTTCTGCCATTCATGTTTAAAACCGCCCGTTTCTAACCACCAAGAATAATGACAACAAACTGCAGTGATTGATTGCTCAGCTAGTTTTGTTTGACCAATCAGGATAACTCTTGTGCGGTAGTCATTTGGATCTGTGGTGTCAGAAACGAGGACTATTTCAGGGATGATTGGCTGCTTTGAAAGTAGTGCGACCCCTTCATGATAAATTGAGTAACCAATGTGATTATAGGCCCAACTCCAGTGGTAGTCGTGTCCTTGTTCCTGTAATCGTTGTACTAATAAATGAGCGAAGTTATCTTCGTGGATCGGCTGTTGCTTTTCAGTTGGATGGAAATTATGGGTTGAAATGGCCGGTAAACTGTCCATGCGTTGGTTGACTTCTTGTAAGGCAATCACCTCATAGTCTGCTTTGATGATTTGATCGGCTAATTGTTGTAATTTTTCTAAGGGCTGTTCTTCTAACCAGCTGTGAGTATTCAACGTTAGTATGTTCATAGTTATTTCCTCCTGTGATTATAAAAACAAGGTCGTGCCTAAGACATAACTCTGCGAGCTATATCCCGCCTGGAATACGGATAAACGGTGGGAGCAGAAGCAATCACTACGCTACGCTTCGATCACATCAAATTCTAAGTGCTAAAGCACTAAGATTTGAAGGCTTCGGAAATAAACCGGAATTCACAAAAATTTGAAAAACACCAGGTAGGTACCAATCATCATCAGTTCATAAACTCACTGTGATTCTTGGCAATTTTCGTGAATTCTTTCTTATTGCTGTAAAACACAGCGAGGTACGAGCTGATGTTGCACAGTACCTACTTGGTTCTCGGGATTAAACACTTCTGTCCCGACTTCGCCCTATTTAGACTGTTGTTTGTGTTAAATATCTAATCGTCCGATAACAGTTCCAGGATCTTGTTTACCAACTGTATCTAAATGGAAAGCATTGATCTTTTCGCCATTTGTAAAGACTACGATCATCGTTGTTTGTTTACCAGCGGCTTTGATTTTGTCCAAATTAGCAGTGGCAATCATGGTGCCTGCTGTGACCTTTTGACCTTCAGTAACATGGATCGTAAAGGCGGACTCTTTCATTTCGATCGTATCAAGTCCCATATGGATCAAGACTTCAATGCCTTCATCCGTCTGAATCCCTAATGCATGTTTTGATGGGAAGATACTGCTGATCACGCCATCGATTGGTGCGTAAATCGTTGAGTCTTCTGGGATAACGGCGAAACCATCACCCATCATTTTTTGTGAAAAGACAGGATCATCGACTTGATCGATAGCAATCACTTCACCATTTGCGACAGGTAGGATTGTTTTGGTGATGCCGAGATAATCAGTTGTACTTGTTGGTGTATTCGTTGTTTCTGTTTGTTGCGGTACAGGTATTTCGACGCCAGAATCTAGTAAGTCTTGAATATCTGATTTTAACACGTCGGCTTTCGGTCCGTAAACTGCTTGAACGCCATTATCTTTTACGATCAGCCCCATAGCGCCTGCTTTTTTCCAAGCTTCTTCCGCTCCAACTTTATTTTTATCTGTAACACTGACGCGTAAACGGGTCATACAAGCATCAACGTCTACGATATTTTCTTTTCCGCCTAATAGATGAACGATATCGATGATTTGAGGATCGAGTCCACTAATGCTTTGAGTATTACTTGTTTCGGAAGTTGTTTGGGTTTCGTTATTATCATAGTTACCGTTGCGGCCTGGTGTCGCAAAGTTGAATTTTTTGATCATGAAATTAGCAATAAAATAAGTTAGGACGCCAAATGCAATCGTGCAAAGTACGAAATTTAACAAATCCCCGCCTAATCCGGCTTTGATTGCAAGCGGTGTTCGAGTCAATAATTCGATATTTCCAAAAGAGTGAACCCGCAGTGCAACGATATCTGCCATAGCGAACGCAGCTCCTTGAATAATGGCGTAAACAACATATAAAGGAACCGCCGCAAACATAAACATGAATTCTAAAGGTTCAGTAACACCTGTTAAAAATACAGCCAGCGCCGCTGAAAGATACATTGATTTATAGCTGGCACGTTTATCTACATCAACATTTCGGTACATTGCCAGGGTCATACCCATCAAAATACCAGAAGCGCCAATCATTTGGCCTACTTTGAAGCGAGCAGGTGTCCAGTTGGCTAAAACAAAATTATATTGAGATGTGTCGCCAGCGCCTTTTAGATTGACTAAGTCAGTTGCCCAAGCTAACCATAAAGGATCTTGTCCAAAAACTTGCGTTCCTGCTTGTGCGCCAGATAAAATTTCATAAGTTCCGCCTAGCTGTGTATAGTTGATCGGAATCGTCAACATATGATGTAAACCAAACGGTAATAGCAAACGTTCTAAAGTTCCGTATAAAAATGGTGCTAAAACTGGGGCCGTATCTTGAGACTGAGCGATCCAAAGTCCAAAATTATTGATACCCGCTTGAATATAAGGCCAAATAATGGCTAAAAGGATTGCGACGATTGTTGACCAAAGTATCACGACAAATGGCACAAACCGTTTACCGTTGAAAAATGAAAGTGCATCTGGTAATTTACGGTAATTATAATACTTATTAAAGGCCATCGCACCAACGAAACCAGCGATGATTCCAACGAAAACGCCCATATTTAATGCGGGTGCTTCCAAAACACTTGTGAAAAAGCCTTTGACCATAATTTTAGTGCCGAACAATGTGTGGATAAACGCTTTGTCGTCTGCCAGCATGGCGCTAGTAACACCAAAAATCGATCCTGTGATGCGGTTGATCAAAATAAATGAAAGCCCAGCGGCAAAGGCTCCACCTGCGCGTTCTTTCGCCCAGCTACCGCCAATCGCAAGTGCGAATAAAATGTGTAAATTACCAATGACAGCCCAACCGATATTTTCAATAACACCGCCTGTTGTAGCTAACGCTGCCCAATCTGGATTGATCAACGGAATGGTTTTACCGATGCTGATCATTAATCCTGCAGCTGGCATAACAGCGATTACAACCATCAGTGCTTTACCAAACTTTTGCCAAAATTCAAAACTCAATAACTTTTTCATCTTTTTTCTCTCCTTTGCAATAATTGCGCAATCGTTTTCGTTGATTGTAGTATAAAGCAGATTTTTATTTTTGTAAACCCTTAAGTACGATCACTTTGTTTTCATTATCAATAAAAGGATAGTATTATTAAAGATAAAGAAATTATAATTGTTAAGGTGTAATCCACAAATAAATATTTGACAATGCAATCGGTTGCGTTTATTATGATGTTAAGAAGCGAACCATTTACAGGAGGAGATAAAATGAATCACTTATTTGAAATAGACCCATGGAAAATCGCAACACATCAATTAGCACGAGAGGAACGCCGTTTGCAAGAATCGTTAACTTCAATAGGAAACGGTTATATGGGGATGAGAGGGAATTTTGAAGAACAGTATACAGGTGATCATCATCAAGGGGCTTATTTAGCAGGTGTTTGGTATCCTGACAAAACAAGAGTTGGCTGGTGGAAAAATGGTTATCCTGACTATTTTGGTAAAGTGATCAATGCAGTGAATTTTATAGCCATGGATATTTTTGTAAATGGTGAGGCGGTTGATTTAGGGATTCAAACAGCAAAGGATTTTTATTTAGAATTGGATATGCATAACGGGTTGTTGACTCGGACATTTGTTATTGAAGTTGGCGAGACAAGCGTTAAATTCCATTTTGAACGTTTTTTAAGCATTGTTCAACAAGAACTTGCGGCGATTCGAGTAACAGCAGAAGTGCTTACAGGGACGGCGGATATTCAGGTCATTTCAAAAATCGACGGTGATGTTCGTAATGAAGACAGCAATTATGATGAAATGTTTTGGGAAGCACAGCAATCAGGTTTTGAAGGGACGATTGGCTTTTTAACGACTAAAACGATTCCAAATTCTTTTGGCATCGAGCAATTTAGTGTGACTGCCGCAATGAAGCATATAACAGAGGCTGAAGTGGGGATAGTAGAAACTGAACCATTGAAAGTACAACAGTCATTTCAAGCAACACTACAAGTAAATGAATCGATCACGTTAGAAAAACAAGTCATCGTTTTAACTAGTCGTGATCTTCCAGAGGCGGAACAACAAGGAAATGCCGTTCAACTGTTGCAAGACAACACGAAGACGTTTGCTGAATTATTAGACGAGCAAAACGCAGCTTGGGCAAAACGTTGGGCGCTGGCTGATGTTGTGATTGAAGGTGATGATGCCGCACAACAAGGGATTCGTTTTAATTTATTCCAATTATTTACAACGTACTACGGTGAAGATGAACGATTGAATATTGGACCAAAAGGCTTTACTGGTGAAAAATATGGCGGTGCCACTTATTGGGATACTGAAGCGTATGCTGTTCCTTTGTATTTAGCTTTAGCCAAACCAGAAGTAACCAAGAACCTCTTGAAATACCGCTACAACCAATTAGAGCAAGCAAAACACAATGCTCGTCAACAAGGGTTAGCTGGTGCCTTATATCCGATGGTAACCTTTACTGGTATTGAATGCCATAATGAATGGGAAATCACGTTTGAAGAAATCCATCGAAACGGAGCAATTGCCTATGCAATCTATAATTACGTCAACTATACAGGCGACAAAGAGTATTTAAAGAACGAAGGACTGCAAGTTTTAACGGAAATTGCACGTTTCTGGGCAGACCGAGTTCATTTTTCTAAACGTACTGGAAAATACATGATCCATGGCGTGACTGGACCAAATGAATATGAAAACAACATCAATAATAACTGGTACACAAATACGATTGCAACATGGGTGCTGCAATATACGTTAGAGAATTACGCTCAATACAAAGCAGAAACGCCAGTCAAAATTACAGAAGCAGAGCAAGCTCATTGGCAAGAAATTGTCGAAAATATGTACTATCCTTTTGATGAAGAATTAGGTGTTTTTGTCCAACATGATACCTTCTTAGATAAAGACTTAATGCCAAGGACAGCATTAACACCAGCGGATCTTCCGTTAAATCAACATTGGTCTTGGGATCGGATTTTACGTTCTTGTTTTATTAAGCAAGCAGATGTGCTACAAGGGATTTA
The DNA window shown above is from Enterococcus sp. 12C11_DIV0727 and carries:
- a CDS encoding extracellular solute-binding protein; the encoded protein is MKRNMKKLLTLGVTMTAAGFALAACGGGSTDKKASDGNENASIKLWVDVAFVDTYKPLVEQFEKEHKDWKVTIKPSESASAQENLKKDPSAAADVFMMPHDQLGQMVDAGIIYANTKYEDSVKENSTESAVAAATYDGKLYGYPYGVESQILYYNKGKLAEDDVKSWETLTSKGKLGANFGEAGANYIFTPLFMSNGDELYGKDGEDINGTNFNNDQGVQVLKWIRSQKDNSGVVQSNADALSNLGNGKIDAYLSGPWSKLDVEKALGDNFAVAPYPTVDLGNGAVQQKAFLGVKLFGVNASTKSPVAAMALADFLTNKENQLTVFEKNGTVPANKEAQTDGKVTSDKVAEAVMTMSDADHSVVMPKLPAMVTFWGPVEAVINDTYNGKIAEDQYLPKLDKLVKDTSKSDK
- a CDS encoding carbohydrate ABC transporter permease, which encodes MKLKSKSEGQLTFRELFKKGDTPIKLSYIFMGTANILNGQIIKGLAFLALQIGFVAWLVVNGFHALSMLQSLGTKAQGWVMDESLGIEVQQPGDNSMLLLLFGIAAIILILLFIFLYIVNLRSARKIFTLKQAGQALPTLKEDLNSLLNEKFYITLMSIPLLGVLAFTILPLLYMISIAFTSYDHNHLPPKNLFHWVGFANFSNVITGDIAGTFFPVLTWTLVWAVLATATTFFFGILLALLINAKGVKGKKVWRTIFVITMAVPQFVSLLLMANLFNGSGPVNAMLQNWGLIDQPIPFLTDALLAKVTVIFVNMWVGIPVTMLVATGIITNLPTDQIEAAEIDGANKFQIFRNITFPQILFVMAPSLIQQFIGNINNFNVIFLLTGGQPANSNFHSAGETDLLVTWLYKLTVTAADYNLASVIGIIIFVLSAVFSLFAYTRSSSFKTEGA
- a CDS encoding sugar ABC transporter permease produces the protein MKSKKRNHLVLHYTLLTILSIVWIFPIVWIVLTSFRSEGGAFVTYFIPKQFTFENYKMLLTSSTYPFVQWFLNTLFVAICSCILSTLITIAMAYSLSRLRFRARKPFLKLALVLNMFPGFMSMIAVYYILKAMNLTGSLLALILVYSSGAALGFYIAKGFFDTIPMALDESAMIDGASKFEIFTKITLPLSKPIIVYTALMAFMAPWMDFIFAKIILGDNVNKYTVAIGLFTMQTKDKIDQYFMAFTAGCVLIAVPITLLFIFMQKYYVEGITSGSVKG
- a CDS encoding NAD(P)-dependent oxidoreductase produces the protein MNITIFGGSGFIGQKLIEELTNRGHDLTSISRHGKPTDLSSSWSEKVHWVRSDILNDTNWHKAIQQADWVIDTIGILFEHPRKGITYDRFILSPVQLILDYLSTHNPTAHFLFISANSAPFPLRNYMNAKLQAEQLIKASSLQYVIIYPSLVVDKKRYFSVISAFGINLLKAIPGIRKLVHGYEPISRETLAAEIANVIEGETSAYTQRQT
- a CDS encoding endonuclease/exonuclease/phosphatase family protein, which produces MNILTLNTHSWLEEQPLEKLQQLADQIIKADYEVIALQEVNQRMDSLPAISTHNFHPTEKQQPIHEDNFAHLLVQRLQEQGHDYHWSWAYNHIGYSIYHEGVALLSKQPIIPEIVLVSDTTDPNDYRTRVILIGQTKLAEQSITAVCCHYSWWLETGGFKHEWQKTERALQHHTAPLLLMGDFNNPPSLAKTGYDLVLNSPLQLQDSFLAAAEKLGEHTVEKAIDGWGANQEKLRIDYIFTSPELAITDYQILFDGKQTPVVSDHFGVAVTIK
- a CDS encoding PTS transporter subunit IIBC, translating into MKKLLSFEFWQKFGKALMVVIAVMPAAGLMISIGKTIPLINPDWAALATTGGVIENIGWAVIGNLHILFALAIGGSWAKERAGGAFAAGLSFILINRITGSIFGVTSAMLADDKAFIHTLFGTKIMVKGFFTSVLEAPALNMGVFVGIIAGFVGAMAFNKYYNYRKLPDALSFFNGKRFVPFVVILWSTIVAILLAIIWPYIQAGINNFGLWIAQSQDTAPVLAPFLYGTLERLLLPFGLHHMLTIPINYTQLGGTYEILSGAQAGTQVFGQDPLWLAWATDLVNLKGAGDTSQYNFVLANWTPARFKVGQMIGASGILMGMTLAMYRNVDVDKRASYKSMYLSAALAVFLTGVTEPLEFMFMFAAVPLYVVYAIIQGAAFAMADIVALRVHSFGNIELLTRTPLAIKAGLGGDLLNFVLCTIAFGVLTYFIANFMIKKFNFATPGRNGNYDNNETQTTSETSNTQSISGLDPQIIDIVHLLGGKENIVDVDACMTRLRVSVTDKNKVGAEEAWKKAGAMGLIVKDNGVQAVYGPKADVLKSDIQDLLDSGVEIPVPQQTETTNTPTSTTDYLGITKTILPVANGEVIAIDQVDDPVFSQKMMGDGFAVIPEDSTIYAPIDGVISSIFPSKHALGIQTDEGIEVLIHMGLDTIEMKESAFTIHVTEGQKVTAGTMIATANLDKIKAAGKQTTMIVVFTNGEKINAFHLDTVGKQDPGTVIGRLDI
- a CDS encoding glycoside hydrolase family 65 protein, which gives rise to MQSVAFIMMLRSEPFTGGDKMNHLFEIDPWKIATHQLAREERRLQESLTSIGNGYMGMRGNFEEQYTGDHHQGAYLAGVWYPDKTRVGWWKNGYPDYFGKVINAVNFIAMDIFVNGEAVDLGIQTAKDFYLELDMHNGLLTRTFVIEVGETSVKFHFERFLSIVQQELAAIRVTAEVLTGTADIQVISKIDGDVRNEDSNYDEMFWEAQQSGFEGTIGFLTTKTIPNSFGIEQFSVTAAMKHITEAEVGIVETEPLKVQQSFQATLQVNESITLEKQVIVLTSRDLPEAEQQGNAVQLLQDNTKTFAELLDEQNAAWAKRWALADVVIEGDDAAQQGIRFNLFQLFTTYYGEDERLNIGPKGFTGEKYGGATYWDTEAYAVPLYLALAKPEVTKNLLKYRYNQLEQAKHNARQQGLAGALYPMVTFTGIECHNEWEITFEEIHRNGAIAYAIYNYVNYTGDKEYLKNEGLQVLTEIARFWADRVHFSKRTGKYMIHGVTGPNEYENNINNNWYTNTIATWVLQYTLENYAQYKAETPVKITEAEQAHWQEIVENMYYPFDEELGVFVQHDTFLDKDLMPRTALTPADLPLNQHWSWDRILRSCFIKQADVLQGIYLFGERFSRAEKERNFLFYEPMTVHESSLSPSVHAILAAELGMEEKAVEMYQRTARLDLDNYNNDTEDGLHITSMTGSWLAIVQGFAQMKTAGETLSFAPFLPSTWSCYAFHVNYRERLLYVTVDKENVRLQLVTGAELPLTLYGNKFILADELVIEMEKVNEDV